The segment AACAATCATATTGAAGGAAAATTCAACGCCCTTGCATGGTTCATTTTAGGCGACTGTTACACCACCAAAGACTTTAATGACGCAGCTTGCTTTTGCTATAGCAAAGCTGGCGAGTTAGGATATGAAAAGGCTTACAAGAGGATAAGCACATATTGCAATAAATAGATACTCCTACCTTTCCAACGAAAGACAAATGCTTCTGCATCCTTTATGATTGTTATTGTAAAAGCATGCTAAGAAATTAAAAGAAACCACTGGTTTGTTAAATGTAAAGCAACATAGTCTTAGTCATACATAGGAGTTCTACACAAGACAATCTAAGGTTATTCAAGAACTGTAGCATAAAGTTGGAGCGAAGCAACACAGTCTAAGCTACATAGCAGCACTTAAATCCACCACTAATAAATACTCCTCTTTTTAGCATTTCATGAAAGCACTCCTTCTAGTCATATTGCTTCAGTTATTTGTATTCAGCTTACAGGCGCAGAAGTCAAACACCAATCAACCTGTACCCCTTACCACAGACACTGTATACTTTGACCAGGATTGGGAGCAAACAAACCTGAAGGAGGACATCAAATACGCGCGCATCTTAAAGAGAACTGTTGATGGCAAACCCTTTGGAACTGTTAGGGATTACTACTATCCTTCCTGGAAAAAGCAGTGGGAAGGCAAGCTGTTAAGCGAAGACCCAGATGTTCCAACTGGTCTTTGCACCTATTGGTACCCCAATGGTAAGGTGCAATCCATAGCCACTTACAAAGAAGGCGAAGCACAGGAAGACTTACGCATGTGGCATGAGGATGGAACCAAAGTTATCTGTAAGTATAAGTTTGTTGAATCGTTGCCACTTACAAGGGCGAAGCTCCACTCCTTTTATAACCCAGAAAGCTCAAGAACTGTGCAACGAGTTGACTTGCCAGCTGATGCCTATGGTATAGTTTTCAAGATAGACATCAGGGACGAGGGAGAACCTCCAATTGACTGGGCCACTGCAGCCACATTGGCATCAGTA is part of the Rufibacter tibetensis genome and harbors:
- a CDS encoding toxin-antitoxin system YwqK family antitoxin gives rise to the protein MKALLLVILLQLFVFSLQAQKSNTNQPVPLTTDTVYFDQDWEQTNLKEDIKYARILKRTVDGKPFGTVRDYYYPSWKKQWEGKLLSEDPDVPTGLCTYWYPNGKVQSIATYKEGEAQEDLRMWHEDGTKVICKYKFVESLPLTRAKLHSFYNPESSRTVQRVDLPADAYGIVFKIDIRDEGEPPIDWATAATLASVTMTGGTSQILLAGANAMKNPYKSSKPVTSTKCHYFITTSLKDAEYFEKTKGEMPKGNACIWKATNVPQDSRHLTIPNGARTLYFCINNDNDITSAEATLSVSVLQKQCK